Proteins found in one Zea mays cultivar B73 chromosome 1, Zm-B73-REFERENCE-NAM-5.0, whole genome shotgun sequence genomic segment:
- the LOC109943744 gene encoding uncharacterized protein — MDIYESFAEGKCLEDVFMQCFIECVRDDSKNHRRTLTSNRLILDVNVGALLNFEEQERHSKNPQPFDQNVLQNCLHNTLPALVNLDKCKSIMVPMLSRGHWTLYVINLHHRVIHILDSNPYGIQLGGTEWKDYHYDPIYLGGRKFPWARVIMSRLSKALQHVCPNAEFPKFGNFPLDMPSNCPTMRTGSNDCGFFVMSYMKSYDHNAGVISSFNQPDNSRDLRAHALHQLTFHRINKALPLPLDIQRFMFARN, encoded by the exons ATGGATATTTATGAATCTTTCGCGGAGGGTAAATGTCTTGAGGATGTCTTCATGCAGTGTTTCATAGAGTGTGTTCGTGATGATTCTAAAAATCATCGTCGAACTCTGACATCTAACAGATTAATACTTGATGTCAACGTTGGG GCTCTGTTAAATTTTGAAGAACAGGAACGTCACAGCAAGAATCCTCAGCCGTTTGATCAAAATGTCCTACAGAATTGCTTGCACAACACATTGCCTGCTTTGGTGAATCTGGATAAATGCAAGTCG ATAATGGTACCTATGCTTAGCAGGGGTCATTGGACACTGTATGTGATCAATCTACACCACCGGGTTATACACATTTTAGATTCGAATCCCTATGGTATACAACTTGGTGGCACCGAATGGAAGGACTATCATTATGATCCAATTTATTTAGGTGGCAGGAAATTCCCATGGGCTAGGGTGATAATGAGTAGGCTGAGCAAAGCGTTACAACACGTTTGCCCCAACGCAgaatttcctaagtttggtaatttTCCATTGGATATGCCATCTAACTGCCCAACAATGAGGACAGGGTCAAATGACTGTGGATTTTTTGTGATGAGTTACATGAAATCTTATGATCACAATGCAGGTGTCATATCTTCTTTCAATCAACCA GACAATTCCCGAGACCTACGTGCTCatgcccttcatcaactcacaTTCCATCGCATCAACAAGGCGTTGCCACTTCCATTGGATATCCAGAGATTTATGTTTGCGCGCAATTAG
- the LOC103643323 gene encoding uncharacterized protein produces MPRPTFNIKLPSIKEMMSSKINDLPHRHRSKFTDILAAYDLEVDKSCVAIKDSINKIIVKQYDIADKFIELIDEVLRAESENLENETDEPQQPGNSADSAGHTVDATQPTPDMPSQASQLETQLGATQFEEIHERQQHIRTVLETFPDESDVVSDQQRGAMATEEMEQNDSGPVFDQTPTPHVDTLKGTTNSGSDPPLTEQECIRSLWDLICSKDIDQSRYM; encoded by the exons ATGCCTCGGCCAACTTTTAACATCAAACTTCCATCTATCAAAGAGATGATGTCAAGTAAGATCAACGATCTCCCACATCGTCATCGATCTAAATTCACAGATATTCTTGCTGCATATGACTTGGAGGTTGACAAGTCATGCGTAGCCATAAAAGACAGCATCAACAAAATTATTGTCAAGCAATATGACATAGCAGACAAGTTTATAGAATTGATAGACGAGGTACTACGTGCCGAGTCTGAAAATTTGGAAAACGAGACGGATGAGCCACAGCAACCGGGGAATTCGGCTGATTCAGCAG GACACACAGTTGATGCCACCCAGCCCACACCCGATATGCCATCCCAAGCTTCGCAGCTTGAGACCCAACTGGGTGCTACTCAGTTTGAAGAAATTCACGAAAGACAACAGCATATCCGTACAGTCCTTGAGACCTTTCCCGACGAATCGGATGTGGTTTCAGATCAACAG AGAGGTGCAATGGCAACAGAGGAAATGGAACAAAATGACAGTGGGCCAGTTTTTGACCAGACCCCAACTCCTCAT GTTGATACACTCAAAGGTACTACAAACTCTGGATCTGATCCACCACTTACAGAGCAAGAGTGTATCCGTTCTCTGTGGGATTTAATTTGTTCCAAGGACATTGACCAAAGCAGGTACATGTAA
- the LOC109943745 gene encoding uncharacterized protein, translating into MKMQESILVNANIGNIQIDRIPKEYILQRYTTSARQDVPFSRDDRNLKGKDGETKSYRQKMLLKKAMKVVHHASLSKAGNDRALTVMDELLEVLSRLETDIDVEETCGTSGGDGIQDDDEANRDNEKDDEFDERNNKEIQDVSIILEQGVANDQIHIPVRPLEEVNLHDHAIMNVSGVSEQNDNARKKLEFAVDGISLARPNNSRPKGRTIKGSEERVIKLGAKGTKKMTRKCQKCGIADGHNSRTCLSMEENRQRLASLAGRKRGRPPGSRNKGGSKAPDWNETTTSKKHANEFDSSESDSD; encoded by the exons ATGAAGATGCAGGAAAGTATACTTGTGAATGCAAACATTGGGAACATACAG ATTGACCGGATACCGAAAGAATATATTTTACAAAGATACACCACCTCTGCAAGGCAAGATGTTCCGTTTTCAAGAGATGATAGGAATTTGAAGGGGAAGGATGGAGAAACTAAGTCATatagacagaagatgttgcttaaaaagGCAATGAAAGTAGTGCATCATGCTAGTTTATCCAAAGCAGGAAATGATAGAGCCCTAACAGTAATGGATGAGCTTCTCGAAGTACTTTCGCGTTTGGAAACAGATATAGACGTTGAGGAAACTTGTGGAACTAGTGGAGGAGATGGTATACAG GACGATGATGAAGCCAATAGAGACAACGAAAAGGATGATGAATTTGACGAAAGGAATAACAAG GAAATTCAAGACGTATCTATTATACTTGAACaaggtgtggccaatgatcaaatACATATACCAGTACGTCCATTAGAAGAG GTTAATTTGCATGATCACGCAATAATGAATGTTAGTGGTGTCAGTGAACAAAATGATAATGCCAGAAAG AAACTGGAATTTGCAGTCGATGGGATAAGCTTGGCAAGACCAAATAACTCAAGACCCAAAGGAAGAACAATAAAGGGGAGTGAAGAAAGGGTTATTAAATTGGGAGCAAAAGGTACAAAGAAAATGACCAGGAAATGTCAGAAGTGTGGAATTGCTGATGGTCACAACAGTAGGACATGTTTGTCAATGGAGGAAAATAGACAAAGGTTGGCAAGCCTTGCTGGACGTAAGAGAGGACGACCTCCAGGATCTAGGAACAAGGGTGGCAGTAAAGCTCCTGATTGGAATGAGACAACAACATCTAAAAAACACGCAAATGAGTTCGATAGTAGTGAGTCAGACAGTGATTAG